A genome region from Gouania willdenowi chromosome 9, fGouWil2.1, whole genome shotgun sequence includes the following:
- the ccno gene encoding cyclin-O has protein sequence MGESTRWSRAGYSIGVVACGDGRAKTQRKHKFMSKLGDSGFEDYLSSSPVGTDVCDSLQPVENHLSNWYLQYGDVGFRIQREKEAHFHPCKSLAHQPQLSAEARCELVSWLISVHKHLRVSFECCCLAVNIMDRFLASTPVAADCFQLLGISALLLATKQVEVCSPSISHLLSLCCDAFSKEQLCNLECLILVRLNFRLAAPTLAFFLDFYSNCLESEESTNCDTLSTVKSNTKKPSQCTKLAQRICELTLADYAFNKYAPSLTACCALTLSSELQKTEFSLHRVGRLEEQWDSFLTEPFPQPGFGHTSSSRSSSPQFSQAAYDSYKHNLAQDCKKDLKLLVSLNLETLELSSNI, from the exons ATGGGGGAGTCTACCAGAT ggTCACGTGCAGGCTATAGTATAGGTGTGGTTGCCTGTGGCGACGGCAGAG caaagACGCAAAGGAAACATAAATTCATGTCCAAACTGGGTGACTCGGGTTTTGAAGATTATTTGTCGTCCTCACCGGTTGGGACAGATGTGTGTGACTCACTGCAACCAGTGGAAAACCATCTTTCCAACTGGTATCTGCAGTATGGAGATGTTGGCTTCAGGATCCAGAGGGAGAAAGAGGCGCACTTTCATCCCTGCAAAAGTCTGGCACACCAGCCACAA CTGTCTGCAGAGGCACGGTGTGAACTGGTCAGCTGGCTCATTTCCGTGCACAAGCACTTACGCGTGTCCTTCGAGTGCTGCTGCCTGGCTGTGAACATCATGGACAGGTTTCTGGCCTCCACACCAGTCGCTGCTGATTGCTTCCAGCTCCTGGGAATCTCTGCACTCCTCCTGGCCACTAAACAG GTCGAGGTGTGTTCACCATCTATTTCTCACCTTCTGTCTTTATGCTGCGATGCTTTTTCAAAGGAGCAACTTTGCAACCTCGAGTGTCTCATCCTCGTCCGTCTCAACTTCCGTCTCGCTGCACCGACTTTGGCCTTTTTTCTAGACTTCTACTCCAACTGTCTTGAATCTGAAGAAAGTACCAACTGTGACACGTTATCAACAGTGAAATCAAACACTAAAAAGCCCAGTCAGTGCACAAAGCTTGCACAAAGAATATGTGAGTTGACTCTTGCTGACTATGCGTTCAACAAATACGCACCGTCACTCACTGCCTGCTGTGCACTCACGTTGTCAAGTGAGTTGCAAAAGACGGAGTTTTCTCTGCATAGAGTTGGGCGGTTGGAGGAGCAATGGGACAGTTTCCTCACTGAACCGTTTCCACAACCAGGGTTTGGTCACACTAGCAGCAGCAGAAGTAGCAGCCCACAGTTTTCTCAGGCAGCGTACGACTCCTACAAACACAATTTGGCTCAAGATTGCAAAAAAGACCTGAAGTTATTGGTGTCACTTAACCTGGAGACATTAGAACTTAGTAGTAATATATGA
- the mcidas gene encoding multicilin has translation MQRDIKLLTNQMGSGAMKTVFYNKDKALVPRSSSPVTVYVELPSITEQAFSTIAWDDLEERESEAGRDDLDSQVNGSNGEEADFGNYGFDFISDFSSTMESRLSPIELVPFQGCVIPPLTPNRDIFPEDISMVDSSTETSNPPAQNEAAWAELADCQRWALGHSIDVNNQIHNTLHRQQEEINSLEEKNHHLRQLASQAKHLASVLEKLMTDKEPNLRVSELHSTVKTSLSSCKRQRLDEGYETEGSESVEDILRDISTRCNAVLQSRTAGTQQQQAETIKMHGSFHGLQKSEFRSETGESVSSFITPIKEHCTIRTQVFPHGHAFTSRTQEGGYRFRWVPNHVSNQ, from the exons ATGCAGAGAGATATTAAATTACTTACTAACCAAATGGGAAGTGGAGCAATGAAAACTGTGTTCTACAATAAA GATAAAGCGTTGGTGCCGAGGAGCAGCAGCCCTGTAACCGTGTACGTTGAACTCCCTTCTATTACAGAACAAG CATTTTCAACAATTGCATGGGATGATCTGGAGGAGAGGGAATCAGAGGCTGGACGGGACGACCTCGACTCTCAG GTG AATGGATCCAATGGAGAGGAAGCAGACTTTGGAAATTATGGTTTTGATTTCATATCAG ATTTCTCCTCCACAATGGAGAGCAGGCTGTCTCCGATCGAGCTGGTCCCTTTTCAGGGATGTGTCATTCCTCCTCTCACCCCAAACCGGGACATTTTTCCAGAGGACATCAGCATGGTGGACTCCTCTACGGAAACAAGCAACCCACCAGCCCAAAATGAAGCTGCCTGGGCTGAGCTGGCGGACTGTCAAAGATGGGCCTTGGGTCATTCAATAGATGTCAACAACCAG ATCCATAACACGTTGCACAGACAACAGGAAGAAATCAACTCTCTGGAAGAGAAAAACCATCACCTTAGACAACTTGCTAGTCAGGCAAAACACTTGGCCTCAGTGCTTGAA AAACTGATGACGGACAAAGAGCCAAACCTAAGAGTATCTGAGTTGCACAGTACAGTGAAAACATCACTAAGCTCCTGTAAGCGGCAACGACTGGATGAAGGATATGAAACAGAGGGCTCTGAATCAGTAGAGGACATACTGAGGGACATAAGCACACGCTGTAATGCAGTCCTGCAGAGCCGCACTGCtggaacacaacaacaacaagcagAAACTATAAAGATGCACGGCTCCTTCCATGGTCTGCAGAAGTCTGAATTCAGGTCTGAGACCGGGGAGAGCGTCTCATCCTTTATAACCCCCATTAAAGAGCACTGCACCATCAGGACTCAGGTGTTTCCTCATGGACATGCCTTTACCTCAAGGACTCAAGAAGGAGGATATCGCTTTCGCTGGGTTCCCAACCACGTCTCCAATCAGTGA